Genomic segment of Hyalangium gracile:
GCGGCGCGGTCCTTGTGGAAGTGGCAGCGGCGCAAGGTGCTCTCGATGAGCTGGCGCTCCAGGCGCTGCATCATCTGCTCCAGGTTGACGCCCTCCGGTAGCTCGAGCGGCGGGGTGCCCGTATCCTCGGCGGCGCGGTGGAACTCCTGCTCGAAGGTGATGTCGCTCTCCTCCAGCTGCGGCCCCTGGCGCACCAGCAGCGCGCGGCACACCACGTTGCGCAGCTCGCGGATGGTGCCCGGCCAGGAGTGCTGCTGAAGCCTGGCCAGTGCGGCCGGTGTGAACTTCGGCGCCACGCCCCGCGGCGCATGGGCTCGCACGAAGTGCTCGGCCAGCAGGCGGATGTCCCGGCGCCGGTTGCGCAGCGGCGGCAGCACCAACGGCATGACGCTCAGCCGGTAGTACAGGTCCTCGCGGAACCTCCCCTGGCGAGCCCACTGCGCCAACTCCCGGTTGGTGGCCGCCACCACGCGCACGTCTACGTGGAAGGGGCGGTTGGCTCCCACCGGCTTCACCTCTCCGCTCTCCAGCACGCGCAGCAGCTTGGCCTGCAGCTCCAGCGGCAGCTCGCCCACCTCGTCCAGGAAGAGCGTGCCCCCGTCCGCCTCCTCGAAGGCGCCCTTGCGCCTGGCGTTGGCGCCCGTGAAGGCTCCCTTCTCGTGGCCGAACAGCTCGCTCTCCATCAGCGTCGGGGAGAGCGCCGCGCAGTTGATGGGGATGAAGGCCTGCCCGGCTCGCGGCGAGCACTCATGCAGCGCTCGCGCCACCAGCTCCTTGCCGGTTCCGGACTCGCCCAGCACCGTCACCACCGCGGGGGAGGGCGCCACCCGCTGGATGAGCTCCACCAACTGCCG
This window contains:
- a CDS encoding sigma 54-interacting transcriptional regulator; its protein translation is MSRQHLALLLDGTRCLLEDLSGQGTVVAGQPMQRGELPDGADLHLGQWRAMFRERGPTGSAEPTQPGQRTDVQPRQSPEEALPPVQLRVKQGATELLYTPGPGTFTLGKDPSNELVLQDRFLSGRHLQVTRSEAGVHVRDLNTTNGTFLVDGVRLFEAELPLNTVLRVGETELHFEPLAPRQPQASFHGIVGTEPAVRQLVELIQRVAPSPAVVTVLGESGTGKELVARALHECSPRAGQAFIPINCAALSPTLMESELFGHEKGAFTGANARRKGAFEEADGGTLFLDEVGELPLELQAKLLRVLESGEVKPVGANRPFHVDVRVVAATNRELAQWARQGRFREDLYYRLSVMPLVLPPLRNRRRDIRLLAEHFVRAHAPRGVAPKFTPAALARLQQHSWPGTIRELRNVVCRALLVRQGPQLEESDITFEQEFHRAAEDTGTPPLELPEGVNLEQMMQRLERQLIESTLRRCHFHKDRAA